The following are encoded in a window of Methylicorpusculum oleiharenae genomic DNA:
- a CDS encoding XrtA/PEP-CTERM system amidotransferase: MCGIVGIFDLKEKRDINKDLLSRMNEIQFHRGPNEGGLHTEPGLGFGHRRLSIIDLSSGQQPMHSQDGNVVLTYNGEVYNFPELRLELEALGYRFTTHCDTEVILIGWQAWGEACVDRLLGMFAFAIWDRAKEVLFLARDRLGEKPLYYAELPNGQFIFGSELKALKVHPDLPRELDPSAIEDYFGFGYIPDPKTIYKNVHKLEPGYKLHIKRGQGQYKPEQYWNVNFSVQNVKSEAEIGEELIERFREAVKIRMMADVPLGAFLSGGVDSSGVVAMMAGLSDQPVNTCSISFGDPAFNESKYAQMVADRYHTAHRVEQVDPDDFHLIDKLADLYDEPYADSSALPTYRVCELAKKQVTVVLSGDGGDENLAGYRRYRWHTYEDRMRSLVPNAIRKPLFGFLGAAYPKADWAPKMFRAKTTFESIARDSLEGYFHSVSVNSNGLRSALFSPKLKQELQGYQAVEVFRRYAKDVNIEDAQSMVQYLDIKTYLPGDILTKVDRASMAHALEVRVPLLDHKLVEWIASLKPDLKLREKEGKFIFKKSLEPYLPEDILYRPKMGFAVPLDSWFKGPLKDKVRNALLGDTMAQSGLFDQQFITKMVNQHQSGLRDYSASIWSLLMFEAFLRNNEA, translated from the coding sequence ATGTGTGGAATAGTCGGAATTTTTGATCTAAAAGAAAAGCGCGATATCAACAAGGACTTATTGTCGCGAATGAATGAAATTCAATTTCACCGCGGGCCCAATGAAGGGGGATTGCATACTGAACCGGGCTTGGGCTTTGGTCATAGGCGCTTGTCAATCATAGATTTATCCAGCGGTCAGCAACCTATGCATAGCCAGGACGGCAATGTCGTTCTGACTTATAACGGCGAAGTGTATAACTTTCCTGAATTAAGGCTGGAGTTAGAGGCACTGGGTTATCGATTCACGACTCATTGCGACACAGAAGTGATATTGATAGGCTGGCAGGCCTGGGGCGAGGCCTGTGTAGATCGCTTGCTCGGCATGTTTGCTTTTGCAATCTGGGACAGGGCTAAAGAGGTTCTGTTTCTGGCGCGTGACCGGCTTGGCGAAAAGCCTCTGTATTATGCCGAATTGCCTAATGGACAATTCATTTTTGGATCAGAGCTCAAAGCGCTAAAAGTCCACCCCGATCTTCCCCGTGAACTTGATCCTAGCGCAATAGAAGATTATTTCGGCTTTGGCTATATTCCGGATCCTAAGACTATCTACAAAAACGTTCATAAATTGGAGCCTGGTTATAAGCTGCACATTAAAAGAGGGCAGGGTCAATATAAACCCGAACAGTACTGGAATGTTAATTTTTCAGTGCAAAACGTTAAAAGTGAAGCGGAAATAGGCGAGGAATTGATCGAAAGATTTCGTGAAGCCGTTAAAATTCGCATGATGGCTGATGTGCCCTTGGGGGCTTTTTTATCCGGGGGCGTGGATTCCAGCGGTGTTGTTGCAATGATGGCTGGATTATCAGATCAACCGGTTAACACCTGTTCTATATCATTCGGCGATCCGGCTTTTAATGAATCAAAATATGCACAAATGGTTGCTGACCGCTACCATACAGCTCACCGGGTAGAGCAGGTAGATCCGGATGACTTCCATTTGATCGATAAGTTGGCTGATCTTTATGATGAACCTTATGCCGATTCGTCCGCATTGCCGACTTACCGTGTTTGTGAATTGGCCAAAAAACAAGTGACCGTGGTGCTTTCAGGCGATGGCGGCGATGAAAATCTGGCCGGTTACCGGCGTTATCGTTGGCACACTTACGAAGACAGAATGAGGTCATTGGTGCCCAATGCCATCCGTAAACCGCTATTTGGCTTTTTAGGCGCTGCCTATCCGAAAGCGGATTGGGCGCCAAAGATGTTCAGAGCCAAAACCACTTTCGAGTCGATAGCCCGCGATTCATTAGAAGGTTATTTTCACAGTGTTTCGGTTAATTCAAATGGACTAAGAAGCGCATTGTTCAGCCCCAAGCTGAAACAAGAGCTACAAGGCTATCAGGCCGTTGAAGTGTTCCGGCGCTATGCTAAAGATGTCAATATCGAAGATGCGCAATCGATGGTTCAATATCTTGACATTAAAACCTACTTGCCCGGTGATATCCTGACTAAAGTCGATAGAGCCAGCATGGCTCATGCATTAGAAGTGAGAGTGCCATTATTGGACCATAAACTGGTCGAATGGATAGCCAGTTTAAAACCTGATCTTAAGCTCAGAGAAAAGGAAGGCAAATTTATCTTTAAAAAATCATTGGAACCCTATTTACCTGAAGATATTTTATATCGGCCTAAAATGGGCTTTGCTGTGCCATTGGATAGCTGGTTTAAAGGACCATTAAAAGACAAGGTCAGAAATGCGTTATTGGGTGATACGATGGCGCAAAGCGGATTGTTTGATCAACAATTCATCACTAAGATGGTTAATCAGCACCAAAGTGGCTTGAGAGATTACAGCGCTTCCATTTGGTCATTACTCATGTTTGAAGCTTTTCTCCGCAATAATGAGGCTTAA
- a CDS encoding NAD-dependent epimerase: MKILVTGTAGFIGNRLAQKLLERGDEVIGVDNLNDYYDVNLKLSRLKLIGDHAGYTDIRADLADRTSMEAIFKQHQPQRVVNLAAQAGVRYSIENPHAYIDSNIVGFINILEGCRHNGVEHLVYASSSSVYGANESMPFSVHDNVDHPLSLYAASKKANELMAHTYSNLYGLPTTGLRFFTVYGPWGRPDMALFLFTKAVLAGEKIKVFNYGKHRRDFTYIDDIVEGVIRTLDHPAQPNPEWSGKSPDPGTSRSPWRVYNIGNQSPVELMDYIEVLENRLGKTAEKELLPLQPGDVPDTYADVEALVQDVGYKPSTPIEIGIERFVNWYRDYYRI, from the coding sequence ATGAAAATCTTAGTTACCGGAACAGCCGGATTTATAGGTAACCGTTTAGCCCAAAAATTATTAGAACGCGGCGATGAAGTTATCGGTGTTGATAACTTGAACGATTATTACGATGTTAATTTGAAGTTATCACGACTCAAGTTGATAGGAGACCATGCGGGTTACACCGATATAAGAGCCGATTTGGCCGATCGAACCTCGATGGAAGCGATCTTTAAACAACATCAACCACAACGGGTTGTGAATCTCGCGGCTCAAGCCGGCGTGCGTTATTCAATTGAAAATCCGCATGCTTATATTGATAGCAATATTGTGGGGTTCATTAATATTTTGGAAGGCTGCCGGCATAATGGCGTGGAACACCTGGTTTATGCATCCAGCAGTTCGGTCTATGGGGCTAACGAAAGCATGCCTTTTTCTGTGCACGATAATGTTGATCACCCGCTCAGTCTTTATGCCGCTTCAAAAAAAGCCAATGAATTGATGGCGCACACCTACAGCAACCTTTATGGTTTGCCGACAACCGGATTACGTTTTTTTACAGTTTACGGCCCCTGGGGGCGTCCCGATATGGCTTTGTTTTTATTCACCAAAGCCGTTCTTGCGGGTGAAAAGATTAAAGTTTTCAATTATGGAAAACACCGCAGGGACTTCACCTATATCGATGATATTGTCGAAGGGGTTATTCGAACGCTGGATCATCCCGCTCAACCGAATCCCGAGTGGTCGGGTAAAAGCCCGGATCCAGGAACTAGTCGTTCACCGTGGCGGGTTTACAATATTGGTAATCAAAGTCCTGTTGAATTAATGGACTATATCGAAGTATTAGAAAATAGATTAGGCAAAACGGCTGAAAAAGAATTGCTGCCTTTGCAGCCAGGCGATGTACCGGATACTTATGCCGATGTGGAAGCATTGGTCCAGGACGTTGGCTATAAACCTTCCACACCCATAGAAATTGGTATTGAGCGGTTTGTGAATTGGTACCGTGACTATTACCGCATCTAA
- a CDS encoding PEP-CTERM sorting domain-containing protein — translation MNIVGKTLAVTVMGLAATGAQATIKGGVTTASTELVFNLWNEASEISYALDLGVIHNDFLDTKTEAKSWSIDAKTSTAFAAFLAATQPEQTLVYNIASSNGSLTGGLAALPYYGLLRTSNDANISKVTTTAINNTAGKINNRAIKLNTQLNVSGGDISNNFDSVSGKADVGYFGTSWGDNMDGSTGFGTVGLEGEGNTLGFYWQNREFASLGLTGIEKLADWTFVIDFDTKTAALNYGAPAVVPVPAAVWLFGTGLMGLFAAKRRKALTA, via the coding sequence ATGAACATTGTAGGAAAAACATTAGCCGTCACCGTGATGGGGTTGGCTGCAACCGGCGCGCAGGCGACCATTAAAGGCGGTGTGACAACAGCATCGACCGAATTAGTTTTCAATCTTTGGAATGAAGCATCAGAAATTTCATATGCGCTGGATTTGGGCGTTATCCATAATGATTTTTTGGATACAAAAACAGAAGCTAAAAGCTGGTCTATCGATGCCAAAACCAGCACGGCGTTTGCTGCGTTTTTAGCGGCCACGCAACCTGAGCAAACCTTGGTTTATAACATTGCTTCATCAAATGGGTCTTTAACCGGTGGGCTTGCAGCACTTCCATATTACGGGTTGTTAAGAACTTCGAATGATGCAAATATTTCGAAAGTAACAACAACTGCTATTAATAATACGGCTGGAAAAATCAATAACCGTGCAATCAAATTGAATACACAGCTTAATGTTTCTGGCGGCGACATCAGCAACAATTTCGATTCTGTCAGTGGCAAAGCGGATGTCGGTTATTTCGGAACTTCCTGGGGCGACAACATGGACGGCTCAACTGGATTCGGTACTGTCGGGTTAGAAGGCGAAGGCAATACGCTTGGCTTTTACTGGCAAAACAGAGAATTTGCATCCTTAGGTTTGACGGGCATAGAGAAATTAGCCGATTGGACTTTCGTTATCGATTTCGATACTAAAACAGCGGCCTTAAATTATGGCGCACCAGCTGTAGTGCCGGTTCCTGCGGCTGTATGGCTGTTCGGTACAGGCTTGATGGGTCTTTTCGCTGCTAAGCGCCGCAAAGCCTTAACTGCTTAA
- a CDS encoding glycine zipper 2TM domain-containing protein, which translates to MKKLLALLIVSLVYSPFALASGGHGHRERGYRHSHHHHQRMRYAPPVYYAPVERHYYREEVRYYPQHVERNYREPDRYYDDRRTTSGLVGGALGGALGYEVGRGDPIAAGIGAAAGSLFGNGMR; encoded by the coding sequence ATGAAAAAACTGCTTGCATTATTGATTGTCAGTCTTGTTTATTCTCCATTTGCTTTAGCCTCAGGTGGGCATGGTCACCGTGAAAGAGGTTATCGACACAGTCATCACCATCATCAAAGAATGCGGTATGCTCCTCCGGTTTATTATGCGCCGGTTGAACGTCATTATTATCGTGAAGAAGTGCGTTATTACCCACAGCACGTTGAACGGAATTATCGCGAACCGGACCGCTATTATGATGACAGGAGAACAACAAGTGGTTTAGTTGGCGGAGCACTGGGAGGGGCGTTGGGCTACGAAGTAGGTAGAGGCGACCCTATTGCAGCTGGAATAGGTGCTGCTGCCGGCTCATTATTTGGCAACGGAATGCGCTGA
- a CDS encoding TIGR03088 family PEP-CTERM/XrtA system glycosyltransferase, whose protein sequence is MNQTLTERPLIAHVIYSFGVGGLENGLVNLINNIPKEKYCHAIICLKASTDFSKRLQRDDVAIYELNKKEGHDLASFVRMYRLLKKIQPTIVHTRNLAAIEYQIPALLAGIKRRVHGEHGWDVFDPDGTQKKYQRLRRMMGLIIQRFIPLSGHLERYLVEKAKIPASKVQRICNGVDTQKFFPAKDAKGREQKLPFQLNENSVIIGAVGRMHGVKDQITLVNAFIRLCGQYPELKKSVRLVIIGDGPLRNEALELLNQHDLTDCSWLPGERDDIADLMRCFDIFMLPSKAEGISNTILEAMATGLPVVATRVGGNPELVINDVTGRLVEKENAVEMANAMSDYVTDKQKRLTHGENGLKRIHQEFSLNIMVEHYLTVYDYLAD, encoded by the coding sequence ATGAACCAGACACTCACGGAGCGCCCGCTCATTGCCCATGTCATTTACAGTTTTGGAGTGGGCGGCCTGGAAAACGGCCTAGTTAATTTAATTAACAACATTCCTAAAGAGAAATACTGTCACGCCATTATTTGCCTGAAAGCAAGCACCGACTTTAGTAAACGACTGCAACGAGACGATGTTGCCATTTACGAGCTTAATAAAAAAGAAGGGCACGATCTGGCTTCTTTTGTTCGTATGTACCGGTTACTCAAAAAAATTCAACCGACTATTGTACATACGCGTAATTTGGCGGCTATTGAATATCAAATCCCGGCTTTGTTGGCTGGGATTAAACGGCGTGTTCATGGCGAACATGGTTGGGATGTTTTTGATCCGGACGGCACCCAAAAAAAATATCAAAGACTGAGGCGGATGATGGGGCTCATCATTCAGCGTTTTATTCCTCTTTCCGGCCATCTTGAGCGCTATCTTGTTGAAAAAGCGAAAATCCCCGCCTCAAAAGTGCAGAGAATCTGTAACGGTGTGGATACACAAAAGTTTTTTCCGGCAAAAGACGCTAAAGGCAGGGAGCAAAAATTACCTTTTCAACTGAATGAAAACTCAGTAATTATTGGCGCTGTAGGCAGAATGCATGGCGTCAAAGACCAAATCACTTTAGTGAATGCATTTATAAGACTCTGTGGTCAATACCCCGAATTAAAGAAGTCTGTCCGGCTGGTCATTATCGGTGACGGGCCCTTAAGAAATGAAGCTTTGGAACTGCTCAACCAACATGATCTGACTGACTGCAGCTGGCTGCCGGGTGAAAGAGACGATATCGCCGATCTGATGCGCTGTTTTGACATTTTTATGTTGCCGTCAAAGGCAGAAGGGATATCCAATACGATACTTGAAGCGATGGCAACCGGTTTACCCGTAGTAGCCACACGCGTCGGCGGTAATCCGGAACTGGTCATCAATGACGTAACTGGGCGCTTGGTTGAGAAAGAAAACGCTGTTGAAATGGCAAATGCTATGAGTGATTACGTCACTGACAAACAAAAGCGATTAACCCATGGTGAAAATGGACTTAAGCGAATTCATCAGGAATTTTCTTTAAACATCATGGTTGAGCATTACTTAACCGTCTATGATTATTTAGCGGATTGA
- the tviB gene encoding Vi polysaccharide biosynthesis UDP-N-acetylglucosamine C-6 dehydrogenase TviB encodes MLENTKLGMIGLGYVGLPLAVEFGKKYSTVGFDINSARIKELQQGHDHTLEVSTEELSEASQLTYTASIDDIKDCTIYIVTVPTPINEFKQPDLSPLEKASNLLGQVIKPNDIVIYESTVYPGATEEVCVPILEKVSGLVFNQDFFVGYSPERINPGDKEHRVTNILKVTSGSTPEIAEKVDLLYKSIITAGTHKASSIKVAEAAKVIENTQRDVNIALINELALIFNRLGIDTEEVLLAAGTKWNFLPFRPGLVGGHCIGVDPYYLTHKAQAIGYYPEVILSGRRINDGMGEYVVNQLVKLMLKKRIHVKEAEVLIMGLAFKENCPDLRNTRVVDIYHELQSYGVNVQVYDPWVDAEEAIAEYGIKPLTKLEEGKFDAIILAVAHQQFKEMPIASIKALTKKDSVIYDLKYIFPTEQTDARL; translated from the coding sequence ATGTTAGAAAACACAAAATTAGGCATGATAGGTTTAGGTTATGTCGGTCTGCCTCTTGCTGTTGAATTCGGCAAAAAATATTCTACGGTGGGCTTTGATATAAACTCCGCCAGAATCAAGGAATTGCAACAGGGTCATGACCACACCCTCGAAGTCAGCACAGAAGAGTTAAGTGAAGCAAGTCAACTGACCTATACCGCATCCATTGACGATATTAAGGATTGCACCATCTATATTGTCACAGTACCTACGCCCATCAACGAATTTAAACAACCCGATCTTTCACCGCTTGAAAAAGCAAGTAATTTACTCGGTCAGGTTATCAAACCCAATGATATTGTCATTTACGAATCAACGGTCTATCCGGGTGCGACCGAGGAAGTCTGTGTGCCCATACTTGAAAAAGTATCCGGACTTGTTTTTAACCAGGACTTTTTTGTCGGTTATAGTCCGGAACGGATTAACCCTGGCGACAAAGAACACCGGGTCACTAATATACTCAAAGTGACCTCCGGTTCAACCCCGGAAATTGCCGAAAAAGTCGACCTTCTCTATAAAAGCATCATCACCGCCGGAACCCATAAGGCGAGCAGTATAAAAGTCGCCGAAGCCGCTAAAGTGATTGAAAATACACAGCGTGACGTCAATATTGCTTTAATCAATGAATTGGCGCTTATTTTTAACCGATTGGGCATTGATACCGAAGAAGTCTTACTGGCAGCAGGGACCAAATGGAATTTTTTACCGTTCAGGCCGGGGTTGGTCGGAGGTCATTGTATAGGTGTGGATCCTTATTATTTAACCCATAAAGCTCAGGCTATAGGTTATTACCCTGAAGTGATTCTTTCCGGTCGTCGCATTAACGATGGTATGGGTGAATATGTTGTCAATCAATTGGTAAAGTTGATGTTGAAAAAACGTATTCACGTCAAAGAAGCCGAGGTCCTGATTATGGGCTTGGCGTTTAAGGAAAACTGTCCTGATTTGCGCAATACGCGAGTGGTTGATATTTACCATGAGTTGCAAAGCTATGGTGTCAATGTTCAAGTTTACGATCCCTGGGTGGACGCAGAAGAGGCCATCGCTGAGTACGGAATCAAACCTTTAACCAAGCTTGAGGAAGGAAAATTTGATGCAATTATTCTTGCCGTAGCCCATCAGCAATTCAAGGAAATGCCGATTGCCTCAATTAAAGCGCTGACCAAAAAAGACTCGGTTATTTATGATTTAAAATACATTTTTCCAACTGAACAGACGGATGCTCGTTTATAA
- the fae gene encoding formaldehyde-activating enzyme produces MSETIWFRTGEATVFSSEGQGTDAMPEILIGDIKGPAGHAFANLMGQTAGHTRMFAIRACNQQVRPATLMVPKVTIKSNAYVNLLGGPVQSAVADAVLDCVIEGVIPRIQANDLCIIAMLWIAPECATNPDLDRKDLYRTNYEAMKLAIHRALSNSPSIEELIANRHKISHEMYDPETGESQW; encoded by the coding sequence ATGTCAGAAACAATATGGTTTAGAACCGGCGAAGCGACTGTATTTTCAAGCGAAGGGCAGGGTACCGATGCAATGCCCGAAATTTTAATTGGCGATATCAAAGGTCCTGCAGGTCATGCTTTCGCAAATCTCATGGGGCAAACTGCCGGACACACCCGTATGTTTGCTATTCGAGCCTGCAATCAACAGGTTCGCCCGGCAACCTTGATGGTTCCTAAAGTTACAATTAAATCCAATGCTTATGTCAATCTTTTGGGGGGGCCTGTTCAATCAGCCGTTGCAGATGCTGTGCTTGACTGCGTAATAGAAGGTGTCATTCCAAGAATACAAGCTAATGATCTGTGTATTATTGCGATGCTTTGGATAGCGCCTGAGTGCGCTACCAATCCGGATTTAGATCGAAAAGATTTATATCGAACGAACTACGAAGCAATGAAACTGGCTATCCACCGCGCACTTAGCAATTCGCCAAGTATTGAAGAATTGATTGCCAACAGACATAAAATCAGTCATGAAATGTATGACCCGGAAACCGGTGAATCACAATGGTGA